A segment of the Neisseria chenwenguii genome:
TGTTAGTATCCCAAACAACCATAACGTCTTTTTCTTTTAAAACACTAAGGAAACCCCCATGCAATTTTTCGGTATCGGCTTTTTGGTGCTGCTGTTTTTTGAAATTCTGTCTATCGTCCGGGTGGCCGACTGGCTGGGGGGCGGTTGGACATTTGTGCTGATGGTACTCAGCTTTTTCGGCGGCCTCGCCATGCTGCGCCACACAGGGCTTTCCGGCATTCTGCTGGCCGGCGCCGCCATGCGCAGCGGTCGGGAAATTTCGCTTTATCAGATGCTCTGGCCGATCCGTTACGCCGTTGCCGCGCTGATGCTGATGAGCCCGGGCTTTATTTCCACCGCGCTGGCACTAGTTCTGCTGCTGCCGTTTAAAGGCAAACCCGTGGCGCAGATGAATCCGGAAAACATTTTCACCCACACACAAAATCCGTTTGCCCGCAACATGCGCCGAGACAACGAAGACATCATCGAGGGTGAATACACCGTCACCCGTACCGATGCGGACATCAAAAAGCAAGACTATATCGAACACAAACCTGATTGAGGTTGATTAAACGGCGTTGCCGCCTTGTCTCATCAGGCCGTCTGAAAGATTTTTTTCAGACGGCCTGTTTCTTTCAAATCGGTAAATGCTATACTCTAAAACTTAGCGAACCACCGACGACGAGTATCAAAATGAGCAGAATCCGGCAGACCTTTGCCGCGCTAAACGGCGCAAAAGCCCTGATTCCCTACATCACCGTAGGCGACCCCGATACGCAGACCACGCTGGCTTTGATGAAAAGCC
Coding sequences within it:
- a CDS encoding FxsA family protein, whose amino-acid sequence is MQFFGIGFLVLLFFEILSIVRVADWLGGGWTFVLMVLSFFGGLAMLRHTGLSGILLAGAAMRSGREISLYQMLWPIRYAVAALMLMSPGFISTALALVLLLPFKGKPVAQMNPENIFTHTQNPFARNMRRDNEDIIEGEYTVTRTDADIKKQDYIEHKPD